Proteins from one Pongo abelii isolate AG06213 chromosome 19, NHGRI_mPonAbe1-v2.0_pri, whole genome shotgun sequence genomic window:
- the CANT1 gene encoding soluble calcium-activated nucleotidase 1: MPVQLSEHPEWNESMHSLRISVGGLPVLASMTKAADPRFRPRWKVILTFFVGAAILWLLCSHRPAPGRPPTHNAHNWRLSQAPANWYNDTYPLSPPQRTPAGIRYRIAVIADLDTESRAQEENTWFSYLKKGYLTLSDSGDKVAVEWDKDHGVLESHLAEKGRGMELSDLIVFNGKLYSVDDRTGVVYQIEGSKAVPWVILSDGDGTVEKGFKAEWLAVKDEHLYVGGLGKEWTTTMGDVVNENPEWVKVVGYKGSVDHENWVSNYNALRAAAGIRPPGYLIHESACWSDTLQRWFFLPRRASQDRYSEKDDERKGANLLLSASPDFGDIAVSHVGAVVPTHGFSSFKFIPNTDDQIIVALKSEENSGRVASYIMAFTLDGRFLLPETKIGSVKYEGIEFI; the protein is encoded by the exons ATGCCCGTGCAGCTGTCTGAGCACCCGGAATGGAATGAGTCTATGCACTCCCTCCGGATCAGTGTGGGGGGCCTTCCTGTGCTGGCGTCCATGACCAAGGCCGCGGACCCCCGCTTCCGCCCCCGCTGGAAGGTGATCCTGACGTTCTTTGTGGGTGCCGCCATCCTTTGGCTGCTTTGCTCCCACCGCCCGGCCCCCGGCAGGCCCCCCACCCACAATGCACACAACTGGAGGCTCAGCCAGGCGCCCGCCAACTGGTACAATGACACCTACCCCCTGTCTCCCCCGCAAAGGACACCGGCTGGGATTCGGTACCGAATCGCAGTTATCGCAGACCTGGACACAGAGTCAAGGGCCCAAGAGGAAAACACCTGGTTCAGTTACCTGAAAAAGGGCTACCTGACCCTGTCAGACAGTGGGGACAAGGTGGCCGTGGAATGGGACAAAGACCATGGGGTCCTGGAGTCCCACCTGGCAGAGAAGGGGAGAGGCATGGAGCTCTCCGACCTGATTGTTTTCAATGGGAAACTCTACTCCGTGGATGACCGGACAGGGGTCGTCTACCAGATCGAAGGCAGCAAAGCCGTGCCCTGGGTGATTCTGTCCGACGGCGACGGCACCGTGGAGAAAG GCTTCAAGGCCGAATGGCTGGCAGTGAAGGACGAGCATCTGTACGTGGGTGGCCTGGGCAAGGAGTGGACGACCACCATGGGTGACGTGGTGAACGAGAACCCGGAGTGGGTGAAGGTGGTGGGCTACAAGGGCAGCGTGGACCACGAGAACTGGGTGTCCAACTACAATGCCCTGCGGGCTGCCGCTGGCATCCGGCCACCAG GCTACCTCATCCATGAGTCTGCCTGCTGGAGTGACACGCTGCAGCGCTGGTTCTTCCTGCCGCGCCGCGCCAGCCAGGACCGCTACAGTGAGAAGGACGACGAGCGCAAGGGTGCCAACCTGCTGCTGAGCGCCTCCCCCGACTTTGGCGACATCGCTGTGAGCCACGTCGGGGCGGTGGTCCCCACTCACGGCTTCTCGTCCTTCAAGTTCATCCCCAACACCGACGACCAGATCATTGTGGCCCTCAAGTCCGAGGAGAACAGCGGCAGAGTCGCCTCCTACATCATGGCTTTCACGCTGGACGGGCGCTTCCTCTTGCCGGAGACCAAGATCGGAAGCGTGAAATACGAAGGCATCGAGTTCATTTAG